The following coding sequences lie in one Mycobacterium gordonae genomic window:
- a CDS encoding LLM class F420-dependent oxidoreductase: MDFRAFVEPQQGATYADQLAVARASEDLGFDAFFRSDHYLAMSGDGGPGPTDSWVTLGAIARETSRVRLGTLVTSATFRYPGPLAIAVAQVDEMSGGRVEFGLGSGWFESEHKAYGIPFPSVRERFDRLTEQLAVITGLWTTPAGDTFDYEGEHYTITDSPGLPKPAQSPHPPIVIGGTGAKRTPALAAQYAAEFNVPFAPIDVVRRQFERVADAVASAGRAADSIVYSSAFVLCAGRDDAEVARRAAVIGREVDEMRSNSPLVGTPAEIVDKLGPWGELGVQRVYAQLLDMSDLAHLELLASDVMPQLR; encoded by the coding sequence ATGGACTTCCGCGCTTTCGTCGAACCACAGCAAGGCGCCACCTACGCCGACCAGTTGGCTGTCGCGCGAGCCAGCGAAGACCTCGGCTTCGACGCGTTCTTCCGCTCGGATCACTACCTGGCCATGAGCGGCGATGGCGGACCGGGACCCACCGACTCCTGGGTGACGCTGGGCGCCATCGCGCGTGAAACATCACGCGTCCGGCTGGGCACGCTGGTGACGTCCGCGACGTTCCGCTATCCCGGGCCGCTGGCGATCGCGGTGGCCCAGGTCGACGAAATGAGCGGTGGCCGTGTGGAATTCGGCTTAGGCAGCGGCTGGTTCGAATCGGAGCATAAGGCGTACGGGATACCGTTCCCGTCGGTGCGCGAACGGTTCGACCGGCTCACCGAGCAGCTGGCCGTCATCACCGGGCTGTGGACCACACCGGCGGGCGACACGTTCGACTACGAGGGAGAGCACTACACGATCACCGACTCACCGGGGCTGCCCAAACCGGCGCAGAGCCCGCACCCGCCGATCGTGATCGGCGGCACCGGAGCCAAACGCACGCCCGCGCTGGCGGCCCAGTACGCGGCCGAATTCAACGTGCCGTTCGCGCCGATCGACGTGGTGCGTCGGCAATTCGAGCGGGTAGCCGACGCGGTGGCCTCGGCCGGCCGCGCCGCCGACTCGATCGTCTACTCCAGTGCCTTCGTACTATGCGCCGGCCGCGACGACGCCGAAGTGGCGCGACGCGCAGCGGTGATCGGCCGGGAGGTCGACGAGATGCGCTCCAACAGTCCGCTGGTCGGCACCCCGGCCGAGATCGTCGACAAGCTGGGGCCGTGGGGTGAATTAGGTGTGCAGCGGGTGTACGCGCAGCTGCTCGACATGTCGGACCTGGCACATTTGGAGCTGCTGGCGAGTGACGTGATGCCGCAGCTGCGGTGA
- a CDS encoding long-chain-fatty-acid--CoA ligase → MPDLADPRFHRRFLDDRLAHWAATKPDDEAIDYLNRNWTWAQWNDRVRRLAGALSAFGIKRGDVVAFLDKNHPACVELTIAAASLGAANAIINFRLAADELDYVLNDSGAKVLIVGAELKPGIDKIRGDLVNLEHIITVTPEGGDGDEYEALLAGATPVGRSDDVQPDDVCIIMYSSGTTGRPKGVQLTQANMIAHTLNAGQGFEFDPGDKNMVSMPLFHVGGSSYMQVGIHEGIATVMTRDVDGMTLAGAILKGANRTFLVPAVLAKVLESGEDAVKLFGALKTYAYGASPMPLPLLRAALKAWPDTDFVQVYGLTELCGAISQLLPDAHRAEDRPERLTSAGTVVPGAEVRVVDPYTLEDVPAGGQGELWFRSPQLMKGYHNRPEATAESITEDGWFRTGDIGRVDDGGYIFVEDRLKDMIISGGENIYSIEVEQVLAEHPAVVEVAVIGVPDEKWGEVVKAVVSLEGEATAEEIIAFARERLAAYKCPKSIDFADELPRNPTGKILKKELRKPYWEGRDRATV, encoded by the coding sequence ATGCCTGACCTAGCAGACCCACGTTTTCACCGACGCTTTCTGGATGACCGGCTCGCCCACTGGGCCGCGACCAAGCCTGACGACGAGGCCATCGACTACCTCAATCGGAACTGGACCTGGGCGCAGTGGAATGACAGGGTGCGCCGATTGGCCGGGGCGCTGTCCGCGTTCGGCATCAAGCGCGGCGACGTGGTGGCGTTCCTGGACAAGAACCATCCCGCATGTGTCGAGCTGACCATTGCCGCCGCATCGCTGGGCGCGGCCAACGCGATCATCAACTTCCGCCTCGCGGCCGACGAACTCGACTATGTCCTCAACGATTCGGGCGCCAAGGTGCTGATCGTCGGCGCGGAGCTCAAGCCGGGCATCGACAAGATCCGTGGCGATCTGGTCAATCTTGAGCACATCATCACGGTGACGCCCGAAGGCGGCGATGGCGACGAGTACGAGGCGTTGCTGGCCGGAGCGACACCGGTGGGTAGGTCCGACGATGTCCAACCCGACGACGTGTGCATCATCATGTACTCCTCGGGCACCACCGGGCGCCCCAAGGGGGTGCAGCTGACGCAGGCGAACATGATCGCCCACACCCTCAACGCAGGCCAGGGCTTCGAGTTCGACCCGGGTGACAAGAACATGGTGTCCATGCCGTTGTTCCATGTCGGCGGATCGTCCTACATGCAGGTCGGCATTCACGAGGGCATAGCCACCGTGATGACGCGCGATGTCGACGGCATGACGCTGGCCGGGGCAATCCTCAAGGGCGCCAACAGAACATTCCTGGTGCCGGCGGTGTTGGCCAAAGTGCTCGAGTCCGGCGAGGATGCCGTGAAGTTGTTCGGCGCGCTGAAGACGTATGCCTACGGCGCCTCACCGATGCCGCTGCCGCTGCTGCGGGCCGCTCTGAAAGCGTGGCCCGACACCGACTTCGTCCAGGTGTATGGCCTGACCGAACTGTGTGGCGCGATCAGTCAACTGCTTCCCGATGCCCACCGAGCGGAGGATCGTCCGGAACGACTGACCAGCGCGGGAACGGTGGTACCCGGCGCGGAGGTACGCGTCGTCGACCCGTACACGCTCGAAGACGTGCCGGCCGGCGGACAAGGCGAATTGTGGTTCCGCTCTCCGCAATTGATGAAGGGTTACCACAACAGGCCAGAGGCGACGGCCGAGTCGATCACCGAGGACGGCTGGTTCCGCACCGGCGATATCGGCCGTGTCGACGACGGTGGATACATCTTCGTCGAGGACCGGCTCAAGGACATGATCATCTCGGGCGGAGAGAACATCTACTCGATCGAGGTGGAACAGGTATTGGCCGAACACCCGGCGGTCGTGGAGGTCGCGGTGATCGGCGTGCCCGACGAGAAGTGGGGCGAGGTGGTCAAAGCCGTCGTCTCGCTCGAGGGTGAGGCCACCGCGGAGGAGATCATCGCCTTCGCACGTGAACGGTTGGCAGCCTACAAGTGCCCGAAGTCCATTGATTTCGCCGACGAACTGCCGCGCAACCCGACCGGCAAGATCCTCAAGAAGGAACTGCGCAAGCCCTACTGGGAGGGCCGCGACCGCGCGACCGTGTGA
- a CDS encoding AMP-dependent synthetase/ligase translates to MTVSSVTAEPKTSTNLASMFFDRVGASAGKESFRYLRDGRWVSVTWQETANRVQELAAALLASGIESEQRVAIMSGTRYEWILADLAVMCAGAATTTVYPSTHAADATYIVADSGSQLVFAEDAAQVAKLAGNRDELPDVRLVVVFDGEGHGDWVITFDEFARRGAAYLQEHPTSVADAAATVTSESLATLIYTSGTTGRPKGVRLAHRSWTSAAEFIRNEQLLGEDDLHVLWLPLAHSFGKVLLASQLACGFVSAVDGRVDKIVENMGAVKPTFMAAVPRIFEKAHAKIVMTSQGAGGIKARLFDQAFRVGLDVSRRRRDGKPVPLSLRLQQQLFDRLVFSKVREVFGGRLRFFVSGSAPLNREIAEWFLAAGVLVLEGYGLTESAGAGFINRPDNYKLGTVGLPFDGTGVRIGDNGEVQLYGPLVMTGYHHLPDKTEEAMTKDGWLRTGDRGSLDADGFLTITGRIKELFKTSGGKYVAPPAIEAKFMALCPYASQFIVFGEARNYCVALIALDGDALTKWAQEQGISETSFAELTRNAQVREMVDGYVQQLNSELNRWETIKKWELIDHELSVDTGELTPSLKLKRAVVEQNNKQTIDGFYT, encoded by the coding sequence ATGACAGTGTCGTCAGTAACCGCAGAGCCCAAGACGTCAACGAACTTGGCTTCGATGTTCTTCGATCGAGTGGGCGCGTCTGCCGGCAAGGAGTCGTTTCGGTACCTGCGCGACGGCCGTTGGGTGTCGGTGACGTGGCAGGAGACCGCCAACCGTGTGCAGGAACTGGCCGCGGCACTGCTCGCGTCCGGCATCGAATCAGAACAACGCGTCGCCATCATGTCGGGGACCCGGTACGAGTGGATCCTGGCCGACCTTGCCGTGATGTGTGCCGGTGCGGCGACGACGACGGTCTATCCCAGTACCCATGCCGCGGATGCCACCTATATCGTGGCCGACTCCGGGTCGCAGCTCGTCTTCGCCGAAGATGCCGCACAAGTCGCCAAGCTCGCCGGCAATCGCGACGAGCTGCCGGACGTCCGGCTGGTCGTGGTCTTCGACGGCGAGGGTCACGGCGATTGGGTCATCACCTTCGATGAATTCGCCCGCCGCGGAGCCGCTTACTTACAGGAACACCCGACGTCCGTCGCCGATGCTGCAGCCACCGTCACCAGCGAGTCGTTGGCCACCCTGATCTACACATCGGGAACCACCGGGCGCCCCAAAGGGGTTCGGCTCGCTCACCGGTCGTGGACATCGGCGGCGGAGTTCATCCGCAACGAACAACTCCTCGGCGAGGACGACCTGCACGTGCTCTGGTTGCCGCTCGCTCACTCGTTCGGCAAGGTGCTGCTCGCCAGTCAGCTTGCGTGTGGGTTCGTTAGCGCGGTCGACGGGCGGGTCGACAAGATCGTCGAGAACATGGGCGCCGTGAAACCGACGTTCATGGCCGCCGTGCCCCGCATCTTCGAGAAGGCGCACGCCAAGATCGTGATGACGAGCCAAGGTGCAGGCGGCATCAAGGCCCGCCTGTTCGACCAGGCGTTCCGGGTCGGCCTGGACGTCAGCCGCCGGCGCCGCGACGGCAAACCGGTGCCGCTGTCGCTGCGGCTGCAGCAGCAGCTGTTCGACCGTCTGGTGTTCAGCAAGGTCCGCGAGGTTTTCGGCGGCCGGCTGCGGTTCTTCGTCTCAGGGTCCGCCCCGCTCAACCGCGAGATCGCGGAGTGGTTCCTGGCCGCCGGGGTGCTGGTGCTGGAGGGCTACGGGCTGACCGAGTCCGCGGGCGCCGGGTTCATCAACCGTCCCGACAACTACAAGCTGGGCACTGTCGGGTTGCCGTTCGACGGCACCGGCGTGCGCATCGGTGACAACGGCGAGGTGCAGCTTTACGGTCCCTTGGTGATGACGGGCTACCACCACCTGCCCGACAAGACCGAAGAGGCGATGACGAAAGACGGATGGCTTCGCACCGGTGACCGCGGCAGCCTCGATGCCGACGGGTTCCTCACCATCACCGGCCGCATCAAGGAGCTGTTCAAGACGTCCGGCGGCAAGTATGTCGCGCCGCCGGCCATCGAAGCGAAGTTCATGGCGTTGTGCCCCTATGCCAGCCAATTCATCGTGTTCGGGGAGGCCCGCAATTATTGCGTCGCGCTGATCGCCCTCGACGGCGACGCGCTGACGAAATGGGCTCAGGAGCAAGGTATTTCGGAGACATCGTTTGCCGAGCTCACCCGCAACGCCCAGGTCCGCGAGATGGTCGACGGCTACGTGCAGCAGCTCAACAGTGAGCTGAACCGCTGGGAGACCATCAAGAAGTGGGAGCTGATCGACCACGAATTATCGGTCGACACAGGCGAACTCACGCCGTCGCTGAAGTTGAAGCGGGCGGTGGTCGAGCAGAACAACAAGCAGACCATCGACGGGTTCTACACCTGA
- a CDS encoding glycosyltransferase, with protein MTDSRGVSAAQHETRSFRRTPDRAGAALIPFARGSSGGTDDQLLQRLSETTIQLSQVVGHVVVVDDGSGLRFTAEDIPGCQQLIRLEHNIGKTGAIRAGLRELVGKAGIQYVVQCDCDLDQRPSDACLLVDAYRRVDANRASGPVLIVGDRYASYAAAFRSAAYRVELLLSCDLACRLAGLRMRDFVSGFRLFSIDFARRYLSMSQAEGFAVEIEQTICAYLCDATTGSVFLSWSRPRATTTQTWKVVEALEATSIHADALRAKGWQGRLLQAWAARVAAKAKKAKSPSVGLGLTGGV; from the coding sequence TTGACCGATTCACGCGGCGTGTCCGCGGCCCAGCATGAGACCCGCAGTTTCCGCCGAACTCCCGATCGTGCCGGGGCGGCGCTGATCCCGTTCGCCAGGGGTTCGTCGGGCGGCACCGACGACCAACTTCTTCAGCGGCTCAGCGAGACGACGATTCAGCTCAGCCAAGTCGTGGGCCATGTGGTGGTGGTCGACGACGGAAGCGGGCTGAGGTTCACCGCGGAGGACATTCCCGGGTGCCAGCAGCTGATCAGACTTGAGCACAATATCGGCAAGACGGGCGCCATCCGTGCCGGCTTGCGAGAACTGGTGGGCAAAGCGGGCATCCAGTACGTCGTGCAATGCGACTGCGATCTGGATCAGCGTCCGTCCGACGCCTGCCTGCTCGTCGACGCGTACCGTCGCGTCGACGCCAACCGAGCGAGCGGCCCGGTCTTGATCGTGGGTGACCGGTACGCCAGTTACGCGGCGGCATTTCGTTCGGCTGCCTACCGAGTGGAGTTGCTGTTGTCGTGCGACCTTGCGTGCCGCTTGGCCGGTCTGCGAATGCGCGATTTCGTGTCGGGGTTCCGTCTCTTTTCGATCGATTTCGCACGTCGCTACCTCTCGATGAGCCAGGCCGAGGGTTTCGCTGTCGAGATCGAGCAAACTATTTGCGCCTATCTCTGCGACGCCACGACAGGGAGCGTCTTCCTCTCCTGGTCGAGGCCGCGGGCCACGACCACACAAACCTGGAAAGTCGTCGAGGCGCTTGAGGCAACCTCTATTCACGCCGACGCGTTGCGGGCCAAGGGCTGGCAAGGCCGGCTACTGCAGGCGTGGGCAGCACGGGTCGCGGCCAAAGCGAAGAAGGCCAAGAGCCCGAGCGTCGGCTTGGGCCTCACCGGCGGCGTTTGA
- a CDS encoding YihY/virulence factor BrkB family protein: MVGWLDRLQQRNRTVGVTIAVIYKYLDDQGGYLAALITYYAFVSLFPLLLLLTTGLGVLLAGRPDLQAEVLQSALSQFPVIGSQLRQPEGLSGGAGAVAVGIFGALYGGLGVGQALQNAMDSVWAVPRHERPDPFRSRARSLVLLLVLGSAIIATTLLSAIAHVTGTLGPLGRVGVTLVAVAINAGICLVAFRVTTARELTYRQVLPGAIAAAIVWQILQSFGAGYIGHVVKSSSATNSVFALVLGMLAFLFLVSSTLVLCAEINVVLVEGLHPRSLLTPFTDDADLTPADRKTYAKRAKAERVKGFQRVSVRFDDSDRKTTGVS, translated from the coding sequence ATGGTCGGCTGGCTGGACAGATTGCAGCAACGCAATCGCACCGTGGGTGTGACCATCGCGGTGATCTACAAATACCTTGACGACCAGGGCGGCTATCTGGCCGCGCTGATCACCTACTACGCGTTTGTCTCGCTGTTTCCGTTGTTGTTGTTGTTGACCACCGGCCTCGGGGTGCTGTTGGCCGGTAGGCCTGACCTGCAGGCCGAAGTGCTACAGAGCGCGTTGAGTCAGTTCCCGGTGATCGGCAGCCAGTTACGTCAACCGGAGGGACTCAGCGGCGGAGCCGGTGCGGTGGCGGTCGGCATTTTCGGCGCGCTCTACGGCGGCTTGGGTGTCGGACAGGCGCTGCAGAACGCGATGGATTCGGTGTGGGCGGTGCCGCGGCACGAGCGCCCCGACCCGTTCCGGTCAAGGGCGCGCAGCCTGGTGTTGTTGTTGGTCCTTGGTTCGGCAATCATCGCGACCACCCTGCTGTCGGCAATCGCTCACGTGACAGGCACGTTGGGGCCCTTGGGCAGGGTGGGTGTCACGCTGGTCGCGGTCGCCATCAATGCGGGGATCTGCCTGGTGGCGTTCCGGGTGACCACGGCGCGGGAACTCACTTACCGGCAGGTGTTGCCGGGAGCGATCGCGGCGGCCATCGTCTGGCAGATTCTGCAATCCTTCGGCGCCGGCTACATCGGACATGTGGTGAAGTCGTCCAGCGCGACCAACAGTGTTTTCGCGCTGGTGCTGGGGATGTTGGCGTTCTTGTTCCTGGTGTCGTCCACGCTGGTGTTGTGCGCCGAGATCAACGTGGTTCTGGTCGAAGGGCTGCACCCGCGTTCATTGCTCACCCCATTCACCGACGATGCGGACCTCACGCCGGCCGACCGCAAGACGTACGCCAAGAGGGCCAAAGCCGAACGCGTCAAAGGGTTTCAGCGCGTCAGCGTCAGGTTCGACGATTCCGACCGCAAGACCACTGGCGTATCCTGA
- the uppS gene encoding polyprenyl diphosphate synthase has translation MTHIHWLNDRLTDSTADKVPRNLAIMPDGNGRWARARGISIEDGHAAGAALVAPRVIDACELGVEQLTVYCFSTENWTRPATELEGIMRVFAYHVAHTAELLEPHGIRLRILGSRRQLPQAVLDAIDQAEATTAHNSRMTLFVGFNYGGRQEILEAAERYTGGGEEAFQKLLYAPELQDPDLIIRTGGERRLSNCFLWQSSYSELLFLDVLWPDFSRQHLEKAFADYSRRERKWGGRPAPNGDTSELQAI, from the coding sequence GTGACGCACATACATTGGCTCAACGATCGGCTTACTGATTCAACGGCGGACAAAGTGCCCCGAAATCTGGCGATCATGCCCGATGGCAATGGTCGCTGGGCTCGGGCGCGGGGCATTTCGATTGAGGACGGTCACGCGGCCGGAGCGGCGCTTGTTGCTCCGCGAGTCATCGACGCTTGCGAACTGGGAGTCGAGCAACTGACCGTGTACTGCTTTTCCACCGAGAACTGGACCAGACCCGCGACCGAGCTCGAAGGCATTATGCGGGTGTTTGCCTATCACGTCGCTCACACTGCGGAACTGCTGGAACCCCACGGCATCCGGTTGCGGATACTCGGATCACGTCGCCAGCTGCCACAGGCGGTGCTTGACGCGATCGACCAAGCCGAAGCCACCACGGCACACAATTCCCGCATGACTTTGTTCGTCGGATTCAACTACGGTGGCCGACAAGAAATACTTGAGGCGGCCGAACGATACACCGGTGGCGGTGAAGAAGCATTTCAGAAATTGCTCTACGCGCCTGAACTACAGGACCCCGACCTCATAATTCGCACTGGTGGCGAACGGCGCCTGTCCAATTGCTTCCTCTGGCAATCGTCCTACTCCGAACTGCTCTTCCTAGACGTGCTGTGGCCCGACTTCAGCCGACAACATCTAGAGAAGGCGTTCGCCGACTACAGCCGGCGTGAACGCAAATGGGGAGGACGCCCGGCGCCGAATGGGGACACCTCAGAACTGCAAGCCATCTAG
- a CDS encoding catalase, giving the protein MPPRRQPDQTAPKQTSPTGNTNGEAADFDVRAQGGKYLTTAQGLRLPDTDHSLKAGNRGPSLLEDFHLREKITHFDHERIPERVVHARGAAAHGVFESYGTAASVTRAGFLARKGKKTAVFCRFSTVLGSRGSADTVRDTRGFAVKFYTDEGNFDLVGNNIPVFFIQDGIKFPDVVHAAKPHPDREIPQAQSAHDTFWDFVSLHTEATHHVFWNMSDRGIPRSYRTMEGFGVHTFRLVNKKGKTSLVKFHWKPVAGVHSQVWEEAQIAAGVDPDFHRRDMADGIEAGAPLEYELGIQIMPDDGTDSFQGIDLLDPTKMVPEEMVPVQLIGKLTLNANPTNYFAETEQVAFHLGNLVPGIEPTNDPLLQARLFSYLDTQLTRLGGPNFTQLPINRPHCPVNDMLRDGMHQTAIHTGQAPYRPNSIDDGEPLVAGADEGGYVQTPRQVQGPTVRENPSSFQDHFTQPAMFYRSLTAVEQAHIIEAFTFELGKCYEQSIKERQLEVLANVDAELCQQVAIGLGLPAPKGNPPKDVLVSPALSQVVETPGPIDGRKIGIIAGADSDLGGVAKLVEAVLGLNATPLVTAPVGGVLKSGRRSVIVERTLLTTRSVEFDAVVVAAGTKPAHDLKLVLLLQEAFRHCKPIAAWGDGTAALTAAGIPLDAPGVLVADKVDRKFTAALAKAVGLHRVWERAVDVMASEVAPAR; this is encoded by the coding sequence ATGCCGCCGCGCCGTCAACCCGACCAGACCGCCCCGAAGCAAACGAGCCCTACCGGCAACACCAACGGAGAGGCCGCGGATTTCGATGTGCGCGCTCAGGGCGGCAAATACCTGACCACCGCCCAAGGCCTGCGCCTCCCGGATACCGACCACTCGTTGAAAGCCGGCAACCGCGGGCCCAGTCTGCTCGAGGATTTTCATCTGCGCGAGAAGATCACCCACTTCGACCATGAGCGCATTCCCGAGCGCGTCGTGCATGCCCGCGGTGCGGCCGCCCATGGTGTCTTCGAGTCCTACGGAACCGCGGCCTCGGTCACCAGGGCCGGGTTCCTGGCGCGTAAAGGCAAGAAGACTGCGGTGTTCTGCCGATTCTCCACGGTGCTGGGCTCGCGGGGATCGGCCGACACCGTCCGTGACACCCGAGGATTCGCCGTCAAGTTCTACACCGACGAAGGCAATTTCGATTTGGTGGGCAACAACATTCCGGTCTTTTTCATCCAGGACGGCATCAAGTTCCCCGACGTCGTCCATGCGGCGAAGCCTCACCCCGACCGCGAGATCCCGCAGGCCCAGTCCGCACACGACACGTTCTGGGATTTCGTCTCGTTGCATACCGAAGCCACTCATCACGTGTTCTGGAACATGAGCGATCGCGGCATCCCGCGTTCCTATCGCACGATGGAGGGATTCGGCGTCCACACCTTCCGCCTGGTGAACAAGAAGGGCAAGACAAGCCTGGTCAAGTTTCACTGGAAGCCGGTGGCCGGTGTGCATTCCCAGGTGTGGGAAGAGGCGCAGATTGCGGCCGGCGTCGATCCCGACTTCCACCGCCGGGACATGGCCGATGGCATCGAAGCGGGTGCTCCCCTCGAATACGAGCTCGGCATTCAGATCATGCCGGACGACGGCACCGACAGCTTCCAGGGCATCGATCTGCTGGACCCGACCAAGATGGTGCCGGAGGAGATGGTGCCGGTGCAGCTGATCGGCAAGCTGACGCTCAACGCCAATCCGACAAACTACTTCGCCGAAACCGAGCAGGTCGCGTTCCATCTCGGCAACCTGGTGCCCGGCATCGAACCGACCAACGACCCACTGCTGCAGGCCCGCCTCTTCTCGTACCTCGACACCCAACTGACCCGGCTCGGTGGTCCCAACTTCACCCAGCTGCCGATCAACCGGCCGCACTGCCCGGTCAACGACATGCTGCGCGACGGCATGCACCAGACCGCAATTCACACCGGCCAGGCGCCATACCGCCCTAACAGCATTGACGACGGGGAACCGTTGGTGGCCGGTGCCGACGAAGGCGGATACGTACAGACACCGCGCCAGGTGCAGGGTCCGACGGTGCGGGAGAATCCGTCCTCGTTCCAGGATCATTTCACCCAGCCGGCGATGTTCTACCGGAGCCTGACCGCCGTCGAGCAGGCGCACATCATCGAGGCGTTCACGTTCGAACTGGGCAAGTGCTACGAGCAGTCCATCAAGGAACGCCAGCTCGAAGTTCTGGCCAACGTCGACGCTGAGCTGTGCCAGCAGGTGGCTATCGGGCTCGGCCTACCGGCGCCCAAGGGCAACCCGCCGAAAGACGTTCTGGTGTCGCCGGCTTTGTCGCAAGTCGTCGAAACGCCCGGTCCCATCGACGGCCGCAAGATCGGCATCATCGCCGGAGCAGATTCCGATCTCGGCGGCGTCGCCAAACTCGTCGAGGCCGTCCTGGGGCTCAACGCGACACCCTTGGTGACCGCACCGGTCGGTGGCGTCCTGAAGTCCGGCCGCCGCAGCGTGATCGTCGAACGGACCCTGCTGACCACGCGGTCCGTCGAGTTCGACGCCGTGGTGGTTGCCGCCGGCACGAAACCCGCCCATGATCTCAAACTGGTGCTGTTGCTGCAGGAGGCATTTCGGCATTGCAAGCCGATCGCCGCGTGGGGTGACGGCACAGCCGCGCTGACCGCCGCGGGGATCCCGCTCGACGCGCCCGGCGTACTGGTCGCCGACAAGGTGGACCGCAAATTCACCGCCGCGCTCGCCAAAGCCGTTGGTCTGCACCGGGTGTGGGAGCGGGCCGTCGACGTGATGGCTTCCGAGGTGGCGCCGGCGCGCTGA
- a CDS encoding MFS transporter gives MSAKAFRPGVALAVTCLGIFVISLDLTIVNVALPTLSRRLGASNAELQWIVDAYSLTTAALLLSAGNLGDRYGRRGWLNIGLAIVAVTSVMAACADSAASLIAARAAMGIGAAIIYPTSLALISNMFDGARRARAIGVWAAMTGIGIVVGPIAGGWLIESVSVGSVFWLNVPIALVAIAGATLFVPTSRNPVRTSIDLWGLLLSAAGLAVLTFTLIEGPGAGWLSGRTFTGFALAAVLLAAFLRQERRSPFPMLDLSIFADRRFAGGSIAVTTCYLTLCGFVFVMTHYLQFVTTYTPLQTGVRLLPLAVSVAAASVAAPRLAQRWGTTFVITAGLVVYAAAIAWSGTFNAATPYLEIGATMAMLGAGCGFTMAPATEAIMGSLSPATAGVESAVAGATRQVGGTLGVALIGSVYASVYSHRLNDRTTAADISPDVRASLRGSMAEAEKVLGQLPAGTGRLVRGVVESAFLDAVWASCLACAGVAVALAVVVAIVLPGNAEPASQRRPAAPAEGIRQAL, from the coding sequence ATGAGCGCCAAGGCTTTTCGTCCAGGCGTCGCGCTCGCTGTCACGTGCCTCGGCATCTTCGTTATCAGTCTTGACTTGACGATCGTGAATGTCGCGTTGCCCACGTTGTCGCGCCGGCTCGGCGCGAGCAACGCCGAACTGCAGTGGATCGTCGACGCCTATTCGCTGACCACGGCGGCATTGCTGTTATCGGCAGGCAACCTCGGCGATCGGTATGGCCGGCGCGGCTGGCTCAATATCGGATTGGCAATCGTGGCCGTGACATCGGTGATGGCGGCGTGCGCGGATTCGGCCGCGAGTCTGATTGCGGCGCGGGCGGCGATGGGGATCGGCGCGGCCATCATCTATCCGACCTCGCTGGCGTTGATCTCCAACATGTTTGATGGCGCGCGACGCGCCAGGGCGATCGGGGTCTGGGCGGCGATGACGGGTATTGGCATCGTCGTCGGACCAATTGCCGGTGGCTGGCTTATTGAGTCGGTTTCGGTGGGGTCGGTCTTCTGGCTCAATGTCCCTATCGCTTTAGTAGCGATCGCTGGTGCGACGCTGTTCGTGCCGACCTCGCGAAATCCCGTTCGCACATCGATCGATCTCTGGGGGCTCCTGCTTTCCGCAGCAGGTCTCGCTGTCTTGACCTTCACGCTCATCGAAGGGCCCGGCGCGGGGTGGCTCAGCGGACGAACCTTTACCGGTTTCGCTTTGGCCGCAGTCCTGCTCGCCGCGTTTCTCCGGCAAGAACGACGCTCCCCCTTTCCCATGTTGGACCTGTCGATATTCGCCGATCGAAGGTTCGCAGGGGGCAGCATCGCCGTCACGACGTGCTACCTGACGCTGTGCGGTTTCGTCTTCGTGATGACGCACTATCTGCAGTTCGTAACGACCTACACCCCGTTACAGACGGGGGTTCGGCTTCTGCCGCTGGCGGTCTCGGTGGCCGCGGCGAGTGTGGCGGCGCCGCGTCTGGCGCAACGCTGGGGCACGACCTTCGTGATCACCGCAGGTCTAGTGGTGTATGCCGCGGCGATCGCGTGGTCAGGCACGTTCAACGCTGCCACCCCGTATCTGGAGATCGGCGCGACGATGGCGATGCTTGGCGCCGGATGTGGATTCACCATGGCGCCGGCGACGGAAGCGATCATGGGCTCGCTGAGCCCGGCCACCGCCGGGGTGGAATCGGCGGTGGCCGGCGCCACCCGGCAGGTAGGGGGGACCTTGGGCGTTGCGCTGATCGGGAGCGTGTACGCGTCGGTTTACTCCCATCGGCTCAATGACCGCACGACAGCTGCGGACATTTCACCCGACGTGCGGGCATCGCTCCGAGGGTCGATGGCGGAGGCCGAAAAGGTGCTCGGGCAGCTGCCTGCGGGAACTGGACGGCTGGTGCGCGGTGTGGTCGAGTCCGCTTTCCTCGACGCCGTATGGGCCAGCTGTCTGGCGTGCGCCGGTGTGGCGGTTGCACTCGCGGTCGTTGTAGCGATCGTGCTGCCCGGAAATGCCGAACCCGCATCGCAACGTCGACCGGCAGCACCAGCGGAAGGAATACGGCAAGCATTGTGA